The genomic interval CACCCCTTAAGCCTTGCCTTCAGCACCCCATACATCCTTTACATCCGCTCACGCGAAACGGTGGTCCGCCATGCCCGACACCCAGCACAGCGAACCCCTCGACCCCTTCGAGGAACGGCTCACCGCAGGCCTGCACGACGCGGGCAACGCCTTCGAGACCGACCGGGCCGCCCTCGCCACCGCCGGCGCCCTCAAGGGCCGCCGGCGCCTGCTGCGCCGCCGCAACGCCGCCGTCATGAGCGGCGCGGCCGGCATCGCCCTCGTCGGCGTGGGCGGCGCACTGCTCCTGCCCAGCGGAAACCCCGCCGAGGCACAGGCCGCGCACGCCACCGCCGCGACACCCACGGCCACGTCCACGCCCACCCCGGTCTCCGGGGCCGCGCTCATCAAGACGCTCGAAAAGCTGATCCCGGAGGGCACGTTCTCGAAGATCGAGGCCCGCGGCACGGACGAGGAACCGGCGCCGTACGTCCATGTCGTCTACGACGACGGCAAGGGCGCGTCGGCCATAGAGGTCGGCCTGGGACGGGTGCAGCCGGGGAGCGACCAGGCACGGCAGACGACCCAGTGCCCGGGGAAGGCGCTCGCGCACTACGACGCGTGCGGCACGAGCCGGCTGGCGGACGGGTCGGTGGTCATGGTCCTTCAGGGGTACGAGTATCCCGACCGCCGGGTGGACACCAAGCTGTGGAGCGCCGAACTCGTCACCCCGCAGGGGCAGCACGTCAGCATCAGTGAGTGGAACGCCGCCGCCGAGAAGGACTCGCCGATCACCAGGCCTCAACCGCCGCTGTCCCCGGCCCAGTTGAGGAAGGTGGCCGCCGCCACGTCCTGGCGGGACGCGGTCGACGCGATGCCGGTGGACCCCAACTCACCGGTCACGCCGCCGAGTCCGAGCGACACGGGCGCCACCCTGTCCGTCACCTCGACGCTCCGGACCCTGCTGCCGAAGGGCCTCACCGTGTCCGAGGCCGGCGACACCGACGACGCCGGGTTCGGTTATCTCGTCGTCGACGACGGCAAGGGCAAGACCTTCGTACAGGTCAACGTCCAGGCCGACATGTCTGATGTCGAGGGCGAGTTGTTCGGCTCCGACGCCGAGGTCCTGTCCGACGGCACGAAGGTCGCCGAGCACCAGGGCCCCGGCGAGAAGGGCGGTTCCGGTGTCGTGATGTGGACCGTCGACACCATCAGGACCGACGGGCGGCGGGTGGTGATCAGCGCCTTCAACTCCGGCGCCCAGGACACCCCCGCGACCCGCACGACCCCGGCCCTGACCATGAACCAGCTCCGGACGATCGCCCTCAGCCCGAACTGGCTCTGATCAGAACGGCATTCGGTCCGACGCCGGACAGAACACAGAACACGGCACTCGGAACTCAGCCCTCGCGCAGAACTCAGTCCTCGCGGACCTCTGCCTCCGCCGCGGCGAGCGCCGCCTCGTCCACCTCGTCGGAGCCGTCGGCCTCGTCCTCGTCACCGTCGTCGAAGTACGCGTCGAGAACCGCGTCCAGCTGCGTCTCCCACTCGGCGAACCTGCTCCTGGCCGACGCCTCGATCTCGATCGGGTACCAGCGGCGGTCAGGGGTGTGCACCGTGATGGTGAACCGCTTGCCGAAGCGCGGGGACTCGGTCTCTATGGCGCCGATCTCGTCCCAGCGGAACTCGCAGTTCTGGTCGTCCAGGCGCAGTCGTACGCCCTTCTCGTCCGCGACGATCTCCGCACGACGGTCGGACGCCTCGAAGACCGGACCGTCCGAGGACGACTCCTCGCCGTCCTCGTCCGCGTCGGCGTCACCGTCGTCGTCCTCGGCAACGGCCTTGTCCGCGTCGGCCTTCGTGACGTCGACCTTCGCGACCGGCGGCTCCTCGCCGTCGGACGCTTCCGATCCTTCCGACTCGTTCGGTTCCTCCGGTGCCGCCGGCTTCTCGGCCTTCGCGTCCTCCGGCTCCGCGTCCCGCGGCTTCTTGTCCTCCGGCTGGTCGGAGGACACGGCGGGTGCGGTGAGCCCGGGGACGAAGGCCGGGTCGAATCCGGCGCCCTCCAGGGGCTGGCTGCTCGAACCTATGCGCTGCTCCACAGCGCGAAGTATGGTCGACGATCCTGTGTCGGGCACAGCCAGCCCCAACTTTGTTATCAGACGCCTACAAGCGGCTTACACGAACACACTGAGCACAGCGGCCACAGCGAACCCCGCGACCGACAGCACGGACTCCAGCACGGTCCAGGTCTTCAGCGTGTCCCGCTCACTGATCCCGAAGTACTTCGCCACCATCCAGAAGCCGCCGTCGTTGACGTGCGAGGCGAAGATCGACCCCGCCGAGATGGCCATGATGACCAGCGCGACGAACGCCTGCGAGTGGTCGCCCTCGGCCAGCAGCGGCGCCACGATGCCCGCCGTCGTCACGATCGCGACCGTCGCCGAACCCTGTGCGACCCGTAGTACCAGCGAGATCAGGTACGACAGCACGAGCACCGGCAGGCCTACGTCGTGGAACGTGTCCGAGAGGGCCTGCGCGACCCCGCTCGCCTTCAGGACGGCTCCGAAGACCCCGCCCGCGCCGACGACCAGGATGATGTTGCCGACCGGCTTGAGGGACGCGGTGGAGACGGTCTCCAGGGACTTGCGGGACCAGCCGCGCCGCAGACCCAGGAGGTAGTACGCGAGGAGGAGGGCGATCGTCAGGGCGACGAACGGGCTGCCGAAGAACTCCAGGACCGAGCGGCCGGTGGACGGGTCGAAGGCGATCGACGAGAAGGTGGCCGCGAGGATGAGCACCAGGGGCGTACCGATGATCGCGAGGACCGTGCCCAGCGACACCGGCTTCTCCTGCGGTACGACGCCGGACTCACGCTGTTCGTCGATGACCGCCTGCTTCGCCTCGGCCGCCGCCTCGACCATGTCCTGCGGTACGGCGACGAAGATCCGCTTGCCGACCCAGGCGGCGTAGGCCCACGCGGCGAGCACGGCGGGGATGCCGCAGACGATGCCCATGAGGATGACCCAGCCGAGCTGGACGTGGAGCAGGCCGGCCGCGGCCACCGGGCCGGGGTGCGGCGGCAGGAACGCGTGGGTCATCGACAGGCCCGCGAGCAGCGGCAGGCAGTACAGCAGGATCGACTTGCCGCCGCGCTTGGCGGCGGCGTACACGATCGGCGCGAGGACGAAGATGCCGACGTCGAAGAAGACCGGGATGCCGAAGATCAGGCCGGTGAGGCCCATGGCGAGCGGGGCCCGCTTCTCGCCGAACAGATTCAGCAGCCGGGACGCCAACACCTCGGCCCCGCCGCTGACTTCGAGGATCGCGCCGAGCATCGTGCCCAGGCCGATGATGATCGCGACATGGCCGAGGATGCCGCCCATGCCGGACTCGATGGTGGAGACGGCGTCGGAGCGCTGGACCGTGCCGAAGAGCTCGGTGACCGAGAGGCCGGAGAGCAGGCCGACGGTTATGGAGACGGCGAGGAGGGCCACGAAGGGCTGGAGTCTGACCTTGATGATCAGGAAGAGGAGGAGCGCGATCCCGAGGGCGGCGACCGTCAACAGGCCTGCTGTGCCGTCCAGTAGGAGGAGCAGGCCTCCGGTGTGGGGTGGTGTCGCGGGGGCGGTGGCGGCGAGCGGTAGGGACATGGTGGGGGTCCTCGTTGTCGTCGTAAGAGCATGGGTCCGAGGGTCTGGGGGATGTCCCCCAGAGGGCACAGCCGGGCAGGGGGGATCGCGGCGCGGCACCCATCGGGGGTGCCGAACCGTCGTACGGTGTGCGGGAGTTGGAGCGGTACTAACCCGGTACTAACCCGGTGCTAGCTCAGAACGGCCAGCGCGTCGATCTCGATGAGCAGGCCGGCGGGCAGGCCGACGTAGACCGTCGTGCGCGCGGCGGGGATCTCGACGCGGCCCTCGAAGAACTCGTTGTAGATCGCGTTCATCTCGGCGAAGTGGTCCACGTCCGTCAGATAGACGCGGATCATCATCGCGTCCTCCCAGCTCGCGCCGCCCTCCTCCAGGATGGCCTGGACGTTGGCGAGGGTCTGGAGGGTCTGCTCGCGCAGGGTCGGCCCGGCCGGTGTCGGCGGCTTGCCCTCCTCGGCGGGGAGGAAGCCGACCTGCCCCGCGACCTGGAGGATGTTCCCCTTGCGGACGCCGTGCGAGAACTTCGCGGGCGGGGCGGTGTGGGTCTTGGGGGTGAGCGCGATCTTGTCGGTCATTCGGTATCCCTGGTTGTTGTTCTGCCGGAGTACTCACCACTGATGGCGTCCGCCGTACGACGGACCAGCGGGAGCAGGGTGAGGAGTTCGTCGGCGGTGACGACGACGTTGGGCGCGGAGACCGACATCGCGGCGGCCACCCGTCCGTCGGCGCCCCGGATCGGCGCGGCGACGCAGTTGATGGACTCTTCGTGGCCGCCGAGGTCGGTGGCCCAGCCCTGTTCCCGGACCTTCTCCAACTCCCGCAGGAAGGCGGGGGCGTTGGGGGTGGAACGGGCGGTGTACATGGGGTATTCGAGTTTGTCGGCGAGCACCCGGCGTTCACCCTCCGGCAGGTCGGCCAGCAGCAGCTTGGCCACGCCCGCGACGGTGATGGCGACGGGCTTGCCGATCCGCGAGTACATGCGCACCGGGTAGCGGCTCTCCACCTTGTCGATGTAGAGGACCTCGTTCTCCTCGTACACCGCCAGGTGGACGGTATGACCGCACTGCTCGTTCAGCCGGGCGAGATGGGGGTGGGCGATCTCGCGGATGTCGAGGTTCTCCATCGCCTCCTGGGCGAGGGCGATGAGGCGGGCGCCGAGGCGGTAGCGCTGGTCGGACTGGCGGTAGACCAGGCCGTGTTCGTGCAGGGTGCGCAGGAGGCGCAGGGCCGTCGACTTGTGGACGTCGAGGCGCTCGGCGACCTGGCCGAGGTCGGCGGGGCCCTCGGCGAGCAGCGGCAGGATGCTCAGTGCGCGGTCGACGGTCTGACTCATGGCGTGCATACCTCCTCGTCGGCCCAGTCGGCGGCGTCGGTCCAGCCGGGGCCGAGTCGAAGTCTCCCCCACGCCCGCTCGTCCAGGGCGACCAGCCGGTCGGCGTGGTCGCGGACCGGCGGGGCGGCGAGGTCGCCGGGGACGGTGAGGGCGGCGGCGGCCGTGAGATGCCCGTGCCGGAGCCGGTCCCGTACGGGAAGTCCCCGCAGGGTCGCGGAGAGGAACCCGGCGGCGAAGGCGTCCCCGGCACCGACCGCGGCCACGACGTCGACGTGCGGCGCGGGCACGAAGGTGGCGTCGCCCCGGTGGAAGACGGTGGCCCCGCGTCCGCCCTGCTTGACGACGAGGGTCTCGGGGTCGGGGAACGCGCCCCGTACGGCATCGGCCCCGACCAGCCCCCAGACCTCGGCGGCCTCGTCCTCCCCGACGAACACGAGGTCGGCACCCCGCCCCAGCTCCAGCAGCACGCTCGGCCCGTCGGCCCAACGTCCCAGCGCGGGGCGGTGGTTCACATCGAAGGAGATCAAGGGCCGGCCGGCGCGCATCGCGGTCAGCTCACGCACCAGCCCGAGACAGCCGTCGGAAAGCATCGGGGTGATCCCCGACAGATGCAGCACCCGCCCGGCCCGCACGGCGTCCAGGTCGACGTTCCCGACGGCCATCGCGGAGGCGGCGGACCCGGCCCGGTAGTACGCCACCTCGTGCGCGTCGGTGGCCCGGTCCCCGGCGGTACGGAAGTAGATCCCGGTCGGCCGCGCGGGATCACGCCGTACCGCGGACACGTCCACCCCGTACCCGCCGATGGTCTCGACGAGATGATCACCGAAGCCGTCCGCCCCCACCCGGCTGACCCACCGGACGGTGTGCCCGGCGGCGGCCAGCACGCACGCCACATTCGACTCCGCGCCGCCGATGGCACGATCGAAGGACGGCACATCGGCGAGGCGGCCGGGCCGGCTGGGTAGGAACGTGACCATGGACTCGCCCAGCGCTACGACGTCCACGACGTCACGGGCGGCGGTGGACAGTCCGTCGGCGGTCACGATGGTGATGGCTCCTCGTCGGTGCGCCGGGGTGGCGGCGGCTCCGTTGACCCGGTGTTGGGCGAGATGTTAGACAGCGGTAAGCGATATACGCAATGAATGTTGCAGGGATTGCAACACTCCAGCTCAGGGAGGCCCCATGGTCCGCGACTCCGGTACCGAAGCGCTCACCCGGCTCGCCGGGGAACGCGTCGACCACCGTTTCAAGGGCCTCCCCCCGGACGCGGACGGCCTCACGCTCACCGAACTGGCGGCCCAGCGCCGCAACCTCTTCACCGACGGCTTCACCACCCCCGTCCTCGCCCTCTCCGCCGAGCGCCTGGACCACAACCTCCGCCTCATGGAGACGTACGCGACCCGCCACGGCCTCGCCTTCGCGCCACACGGCAAGACCTCCATGGCCCCCCAGCTCTTCCACCGCCAACTGGCCCACGGCGCCTGGGGCATCACCCTCGCGGTCCCCCACCAGGTCCGCGTGGCACGGCAGTTCGGGATCGGCAGCATCTTCCTCGCGAACGAAGTGGTCGACCCGTCCGCCCTGAAGTGGATCTCCTCCGAACTGGACGCGGACGACGACTTCCGCTTCATCTGCTACGTCGACTCGGTGCGCGGCGTCGAGTTGATGGACGCGGCCCTGCGCGACGCCGCCCGCCCGCTGGACGTCGTCGTCGAACTGGCCGCCGGCGAGGGTGCCCGCACCGGCGTGCGCACGGAGGCGGAGTGCGCGGCGGTCGCGGACGCGGTGGCCGCCGTAGGGACGCTGCGGCTGGTCGGGGTCGCCGGCTATGAGGGCGAGGTGCCGCAGGCCGATCCGGAGCGGGTGCACGCGTGGCTGCGTCAACTGACCGCTCTCGCCGTGGACTTCGACAAGGACGGACGCTTCTCGGGATCCGGGCTCGACGAGATCGTGGTCAGCGCGGGTGGCAGCGCGTGGTTCGACGCGGTGGCCGACGTCTTCGCCGAGCAGCCCGAACTCTCGCTCCCCGCACTGAAGTTGCTGCGCTCGGGTGCCTACGTCTCGCACGACGACGGCCACTACCGCGAGATCACCCCCTTCACCCGCATCCCCGAAGAGGGCGCCCTGGAACCCGCGTTCCGGCTCTGGGCGCAGATCGTCTCCCGCCCCTCCCCCGAGCAGGCCTTCGCCAACGCGGGCAAGCGGGACGCGGCCTACGACCTCGACCTCCCCGCCGCCCAGGTCGTCCGCCGCGACGGCACCGAGCGCCCGGCGACCGGCGTCGAGGTGACGGGCCTGTCCGACCAGCACGCCTGGCTGCGGACGGCCCCGGATGCGGACCTTGAGGTGGGTGACTGGATCGGCCTGGGCCTGTCCCACCCCTGCACGTCCTTCGACAAGTGGCAGCTGATCCCGGTGACGGAGGCGGACGGGACGGTCGTCGACTACATCCGTACGTTCTTCTAGAGGCCGCGTCGGACCCCGCTGGAGGCATGGGCATGGAAGAACTGGTCATCCGGGACGCGGACGTCGTCGACGGCAGTGGCGGCCCGTCGTACCGCGCAGATGTCGTGATCGACGGCGGCCGGATCGTCTCGATCGTGCAGGAGGCCGCGGCGGCGGGCTGCCAACGCCCCAAGGCACGCCGGGAGTTGGACGCGGAGGGCCTGACCCTCTCCCCCGGCTTCATCGACATGCACGCCCACAGCGACCTGGCCCTGCTCCGCGACCCGGACCACAGCGCCAAGGCCGCGCAGGGGGTGACCCTCGAAGTCATCGGCCAGGACGGGCTGTCGTACGCCCCCGTCGACGACCGCACGCTGGCCGAGGTGCGCCGGGCGATCACCGGGTGGAACGGCTACGGCGACGACATCGACTTCGACTGGCGTTCGGTGGGCGAGTACTTGGACCGGTTGGATCGCGGAGTGGCGGTCAACGCGGCCTACTTGATCCCGCAGGGCACGGTCCGGATGCTCGCCGTCGGCTGGGAGGACCGGGAGGCGACACCCCAAGAGCTGGACCGGATGCGGCAGTTGGTCGCCGAGGGCATGGAACAGGGCGCGGTCGGCATGTCGTCCGGGCTCACCTACACCCCCGGCATGTACGCCAAGGACGCCGAACTCACCGAACTGTGCCGGGTGGTGGCGTCCTACGACGGCTACTACTGCCCCCACCACCGCTCGTACGGCGCGGGCGCACTGGAGGCCTACGCGGAGATGGTGGAGCTGAGCCACGAGGCGGGCTGCTCCCTCCATCTGGCTCACGCCACCATGAACTTCGGCGTGAACGAGGGCCGGGCACCGGAGCTCCTGTCCCTCCTGGACGAGGCCCTGGCGAACGGCGCGGACATCAGCCTCGACACCTACCCCTACACCCCCGGCTGCACAACTCTCGTGGCCATGCTGCCGAGTTGGGCGAGCGAGGGCGGCCCGGACGAGATCCTGAGACGCCTGGCGGACGACGACACCTCCGACCGTATCCGCCACCACCTGGAGGTGATCGGCTCGGACGGCTGCCACGGGGTGCCGATGGAGTGGGACACGATCGAGATCGCGGGGGTCGAGAATCCCGAACTGGCGGACTACGTAGGCCGCCGCCTCGACAGTTGGACAACGGCCCGTCACCTGCTCCTCTCCGACCGACTCGCCCCGTCGATCCTCCAGCACGTGGGCCACGAGGAGAACGTCCGCCAGATCATGCGGCACCGCGTCCACACCGGCGGCTCGGACGGCATCCTCCAGGGCGCGAAGCCGCATCCACGGGCGTACGGCACGTTCCCGCGCTATCTCGGCCATTACGTAAGGGAGTTGGGACTCCTGTCCCTGGAGGAGTGCGTGGCCCACCTGACGTCCCGCCCGGCAGCCCGCCTGCGCCTGCCGGACCGGGGCCTGGTCAAGGAGGGCTACCGCGCGGACCTGGTGTTGTTCAACCCGCTGACGGTGGCGGCAGGTTCGACCTTCGAGGACCCGCGCAAGCTACCGACCGGCATCCCCCACGTACTGATCGACGGCCGCTTCGTGATCGAGGACGGCCGGCGGACGGACGTACTGGCGGGGCGGTCGGTCCGTCGCAGTCCCGTGCGACGGAACGCCAACTCCCGCTCTTGACTTACGGCTTGGGCAGCGTGCAGGTGGACGTGCTGAGGGCAAGCACGTTGGCCGAGGTGAAGCAGGCCGGGATGTTGTAGGTCTCCTCGGCGTAGTTGATGCCCTCGCGGACCGTCACCGTGCCGTTCTCGGAGACCTCGCACGGGTTGTTCTCGGTGCAGGTCTCGCCGTCCTCGTTGCCCGTGTTGTTCACGGCGACGACCTGCCCGGTGCTGGTGTCGATCACCGGGGACCCCGACGTACCCCCGATCGTGTTGCACGCGGAGGTGTAACGGACCGAGTCCTTCCAGGTCCAGTCACCCTCCTTCAGCCGGTACACGAACCCGTCGATGCTGCAGCTGTAGATCGTCTTCCAGTACCCGGAGACGACCTTGATCGCGGTACCGGCGGTCGGGTGCGTGGCGCTCACGGTGAGCGGGCTGATGCCGTACGCGCTCTTGATCGCCGCGTACGTCGTGGTGGTGCGGTAGATCGTCACGTCCGTGTCGGTCATCGTCGAGTAGACGACCTGGTTGGCGCGGAGCGTGGCGACCTTGGTGCCGGCCGAGTTCAGCAGCCCGAAGGTACGGCTGGAGGACTGGCCTGTGATGACCTCACCGGGCTCCGGGAAGCCGGTCTCCAGGCAGTGCCCGTTGGTCATGACCAGCGCCGGAGCGGTGTCGGTCGAGTTCGGGAAGCGGATGACCGAGCCGGAGCAGTTGCTGAGCGAGACGATGCCGGCGAAGTCGACGGTCACCGCGGCGGCCTTCGGTGCCACCTGGGGTGCGGCGACCGCGGGTGCCACGCCCGCCCCGGCGATGGCCAGGGTGGAGAGCGCGGCAAGGAGAGGCTTGTTCATGTGGGGGTCCCCTCTTATGACGAGACGACCGGAGATCTTCCGGCCGCCGTCTTTTTGTCATGGGCATTGTGATCGTTGAGAGGGGAGGGGGCAAGGATCGGTTTCCGGCCGTTCGCGGCGCGTCTCATGTGGCGGAAAGCACGAGCCAAGTCTCGTTACCGCGCCGTAAGCTCACCGACATGCAGGTGATCCAGTCGACCAAGCTCTCCAACGTCTGTTACGAGATCCGGGGCCCGGTTCTCGAAGAGGCGATGCGTCTGGAGGCGGCAGGCCACCGCATCCTGAAGCTGAACACCGGGAATCCGGCGGCCTTCGGGTTCGAGTGCCCGCCCGAGATCCTGGAGGACATCCTCCGGAACGTGTCGTCGGCGCACGGGTACGGCGACGCGAAGGGGCTGCTGGCGGCCCGCCGCGCGGTCGTCATGCACAACCAGACCCTGGGCATCGAGACGGACGTAGAACACGTCTTCATCGGCAACGGCGTCTCCGAACTGATCGTCATGGCGATGCAGGGACTGCTCGACGACGGCGACGAGGTCCTCGTACCGTCGCCGGACTACCCGCTGTGGACCGCCGCCGTCTCGCTCTCCGGCGGCACCGCCGTGCACTACCGCTGCGACGAGCAGTCCGACTGGATGCCCGACCTCGCCGACGTCGAGCGCAAGGTCAGCGACCGCACCAAGGCGATCGTCATCATCAACCCGAACAACCCGACCGGCGCGGTGTACGACGAGGAGATGATCAAGGGCCTCACCGACATCGCCCGCCGCCACAACCTGCTCGTCTGCTCCGACGAGATCTACGACAAGATCCTCTACGACGGCGCCACGCACACCCCGACCGCGAAGGTCGCCCCGGATCTGCTCACCCTCACCTTCAACGGCATGTCGAAGGCGTACCGGGTGGCCGGATACCGCGTCGGGTGGATGTCGATCTCGGGGCCGCGCGCGCACGCCGACTCCTATATCGAGGGTCTGACGATCCTGGCCAATATGCGGCTCTGCGCGAACATGCCCGGGCAGCACGGGGTCGTCGCCGCGCTCAGTGGGCGGCAGACCATCAACGATCTGGTGCTGCCGGGCGGTCGGTTGAAGGAGCAGCGGGATGTGGCGTACGAGCTGCTGACCCAGATTCCGGGTGTGACCTGCGTGAAGCCGAAGGGGGCGCTGTACCTGTTCCCTCGGCTCGATCCGCAGGTGTTCAAGGTCAAGGACGACCGGCAGATGGTGCTCGACCTGCTCCGCCAGGAGAAGATCATGGTCGTCCACGGCACCGGGTTCAACTGGTCCGAGCCCGATCACTTCCGGGTCGTGACGCTGCCGTCGGTCGGGGATCTGCGGGACGCGGTGACGCGGATCGGGAACTTCCTGGACGGGTACAGCCAGCCGTAAACATCCTCGATCAGGGTTCTTCCGGCCAATTTTTCGGCCAGCACAACTTTAGACGAGATCTAAGCTAGGATGGTTTCCTGTCTGAGCACAGGAGACCATGCCATGTACGAGCC from Streptomyces sp. NBC_01288 carries:
- a CDS encoding trypsin-like serine peptidase, with amino-acid sequence MNKPLLAALSTLAIAGAGVAPAVAAPQVAPKAAAVTVDFAGIVSLSNCSGSVIRFPNSTDTAPALVMTNGHCLETGFPEPGEVITGQSSSRTFGLLNSAGTKVATLRANQVVYSTMTDTDVTIYRTTTTYAAIKSAYGISPLTVSATHPTAGTAIKVVSGYWKTIYSCSIDGFVYRLKEGDWTWKDSVRYTSACNTIGGTSGSPVIDTSTGQVVAVNNTGNEDGETCTENNPCEVSENGTVTVREGINYAEETYNIPACFTSANVLALSTSTCTLPKP
- a CDS encoding GntP family permease produces the protein MSLPLAATAPATPPHTGGLLLLLDGTAGLLTVAALGIALLLFLIIKVRLQPFVALLAVSITVGLLSGLSVTELFGTVQRSDAVSTIESGMGGILGHVAIIIGLGTMLGAILEVSGGAEVLASRLLNLFGEKRAPLAMGLTGLIFGIPVFFDVGIFVLAPIVYAAAKRGGKSILLYCLPLLAGLSMTHAFLPPHPGPVAAAGLLHVQLGWVILMGIVCGIPAVLAAWAYAAWVGKRIFVAVPQDMVEAAAEAKQAVIDEQRESGVVPQEKPVSLGTVLAIIGTPLVLILAATFSSIAFDPSTGRSVLEFFGSPFVALTIALLLAYYLLGLRRGWSRKSLETVSTASLKPVGNIILVVGAGGVFGAVLKASGVAQALSDTFHDVGLPVLVLSYLISLVLRVAQGSATVAIVTTAGIVAPLLAEGDHSQAFVALVIMAISAGSIFASHVNDGGFWMVAKYFGISERDTLKTWTVLESVLSVAGFAVAAVLSVFV
- a CDS encoding amino acid deaminase produces the protein MVRDSGTEALTRLAGERVDHRFKGLPPDADGLTLTELAAQRRNLFTDGFTTPVLALSAERLDHNLRLMETYATRHGLAFAPHGKTSMAPQLFHRQLAHGAWGITLAVPHQVRVARQFGIGSIFLANEVVDPSALKWISSELDADDDFRFICYVDSVRGVELMDAALRDAARPLDVVVELAAGEGARTGVRTEAECAAVADAVAAVGTLRLVGVAGYEGEVPQADPERVHAWLRQLTALAVDFDKDGRFSGSGLDEIVVSAGGSAWFDAVADVFAEQPELSLPALKLLRSGAYVSHDDGHYREITPFTRIPEEGALEPAFRLWAQIVSRPSPEQAFANAGKRDAAYDLDLPAAQVVRRDGTERPATGVEVTGLSDQHAWLRTAPDADLEVGDWIGLGLSHPCTSFDKWQLIPVTEADGTVVDYIRTFF
- a CDS encoding N-acyl-D-amino-acid deacylase family protein, with the protein product MEELVIRDADVVDGSGGPSYRADVVIDGGRIVSIVQEAAAAGCQRPKARRELDAEGLTLSPGFIDMHAHSDLALLRDPDHSAKAAQGVTLEVIGQDGLSYAPVDDRTLAEVRRAITGWNGYGDDIDFDWRSVGEYLDRLDRGVAVNAAYLIPQGTVRMLAVGWEDREATPQELDRMRQLVAEGMEQGAVGMSSGLTYTPGMYAKDAELTELCRVVASYDGYYCPHHRSYGAGALEAYAEMVELSHEAGCSLHLAHATMNFGVNEGRAPELLSLLDEALANGADISLDTYPYTPGCTTLVAMLPSWASEGGPDEILRRLADDDTSDRIRHHLEVIGSDGCHGVPMEWDTIEIAGVENPELADYVGRRLDSWTTARHLLLSDRLAPSILQHVGHEENVRQIMRHRVHTGGSDGILQGAKPHPRAYGTFPRYLGHYVRELGLLSLEECVAHLTSRPAARLRLPDRGLVKEGYRADLVLFNPLTVAAGSTFEDPRKLPTGIPHVLIDGRFVIEDGRRTDVLAGRSVRRSPVRRNANSRS
- a CDS encoding RidA family protein; amino-acid sequence: MTDKIALTPKTHTAPPAKFSHGVRKGNILQVAGQVGFLPAEEGKPPTPAGPTLREQTLQTLANVQAILEEGGASWEDAMMIRVYLTDVDHFAEMNAIYNEFFEGRVEIPAARTTVYVGLPAGLLIEIDALAVLS
- a CDS encoding pyridoxal phosphate-dependent aminotransferase; translated protein: MQVIQSTKLSNVCYEIRGPVLEEAMRLEAAGHRILKLNTGNPAAFGFECPPEILEDILRNVSSAHGYGDAKGLLAARRAVVMHNQTLGIETDVEHVFIGNGVSELIVMAMQGLLDDGDEVLVPSPDYPLWTAAVSLSGGTAVHYRCDEQSDWMPDLADVERKVSDRTKAIVIINPNNPTGAVYDEEMIKGLTDIARRHNLLVCSDEIYDKILYDGATHTPTAKVAPDLLTLTFNGMSKAYRVAGYRVGWMSISGPRAHADSYIEGLTILANMRLCANMPGQHGVVAALSGRQTINDLVLPGGRLKEQRDVAYELLTQIPGVTCVKPKGALYLFPRLDPQVFKVKDDRQMVLDLLRQEKIMVVHGTGFNWSEPDHFRVVTLPSVGDLRDAVTRIGNFLDGYSQP
- a CDS encoding sugar kinase translates to MTADGLSTAARDVVDVVALGESMVTFLPSRPGRLADVPSFDRAIGGAESNVACVLAAAGHTVRWVSRVGADGFGDHLVETIGGYGVDVSAVRRDPARPTGIYFRTAGDRATDAHEVAYYRAGSAASAMAVGNVDLDAVRAGRVLHLSGITPMLSDGCLGLVRELTAMRAGRPLISFDVNHRPALGRWADGPSVLLELGRGADLVFVGEDEAAEVWGLVGADAVRGAFPDPETLVVKQGGRGATVFHRGDATFVPAPHVDVVAAVGAGDAFAAGFLSATLRGLPVRDRLRHGHLTAAAALTVPGDLAAPPVRDHADRLVALDERAWGRLRLGPGWTDAADWADEEVCTP
- a CDS encoding IclR family transcriptional regulator gives rise to the protein MSQTVDRALSILPLLAEGPADLGQVAERLDVHKSTALRLLRTLHEHGLVYRQSDQRYRLGARLIALAQEAMENLDIREIAHPHLARLNEQCGHTVHLAVYEENEVLYIDKVESRYPVRMYSRIGKPVAITVAGVAKLLLADLPEGERRVLADKLEYPMYTARSTPNAPAFLRELEKVREQGWATDLGGHEESINCVAAPIRGADGRVAAAMSVSAPNVVVTADELLTLLPLVRRTADAISGEYSGRTTTRDTE